Proteins encoded together in one Telopea speciosissima isolate NSW1024214 ecotype Mountain lineage chromosome 6, Tspe_v1, whole genome shotgun sequence window:
- the LOC122665194 gene encoding transcription factor SRM1-like, with protein sequence MTTDETGSSSLWSREQEKAFENALAIHPEDSEDRWEKIAADVPGKSLAEVKHHFELLLEDISGIESGRIPLPTYASSSEGSTDQSVEAGAGKKGNHHGQYQNESNHGGKSSRSDQERRKGIAWTEEEHRLFLLGLDKYGKGDWRSISRNFVVSRTPTQVASHAQKYFIRLNSMNKDRRRSSIHDITSVGNVDISTPQGPITGQTNGSSAGASGKSSKIPPQAPAGAPGVGVYGTTIGQPVGGPLVSAVGTPVNLPGPPHMAYGVRPPVPGPIVPGAPMNLAPMTYPMPHTSAHR encoded by the exons ATGACCACAGATGAGACGGGCAGTAGCTCCTTGTGGAGTAGGGAGCAGGAGAAAGCGTTCGAGAATGCTCTGGCAATTCATCCTGAGGACTCCGAGGATCGGTGGGAGAAGATTGCAGCGGACGTACCAGGGAAATCTCTAGCAGAGGTTAAACATCATTTTGAGCTTTTACTTGAAGATATTAGCGGGATTGAATCTGGCCGTATTCCTCTGCCTACTTATGCTTCTTCTTCAGAGGGTTCAACAGACCAGTCAGTCGAGGCTGGGGCTGGTAAAAAGGGAAACCATCATGGCCAATATCAGAATGAATCTAATCATGGAGGGAAGTCATCAAGGTCTGATCAAGAACGACGCAAGGGAATAGCTTGGACAGAGGAAGAACACAG GTTATTTCTTCTTGGATTGGATAAATATGGAAAAGGTGATTGGCGGAGTATATCTCGAAACTTTGTGGTGTCAAGAACACCTACACAGGTGGCCAGTCATGCACAAAAATATTTTATTCGCCTGAACTCAATGAACAAAGACAGGAGAAGATCAAGTATCCATGATATTACTAGTGTGGGGAATGTAGACATATCAACACCTCAAGGTCCAATCACTGGTCAAACAAATGGATCTAGTGCAGGAGCTTCTGGTAAATCCTCCAAAATCCCACCTCAGGCCCCAGCTGGTGCCCCTGGAGTTGGTGTATATGGAACTACCATCGGCCAACCTGTTGGAGGACCCCTCGTTTCAGCAGTTGGCACTCCTGTAAATCTTCCTGGCCCTCCACACATGGCATATGGTGTGCGACCTCCAGTTCCTGGACCTATTGTTCCTGGTGCTCCAATGAACCTGGCTCCCATGACATACCCAATGCCACATACATCTGCGCATAGGTGA